The Brachyhypopomus gauderio isolate BG-103 chromosome 2, BGAUD_0.2, whole genome shotgun sequence genome contains a region encoding:
- the lysmd4 gene encoding lysM and putative peptidoglycan-binding domain-containing protein 4 isoform X1: protein MTSSSELLTSLSSLPSGIDMRRGEAPSRAFQAPVDVHASADGQVYMFHGRQEEVALTSEDEELNVMELRPRNQESSSQERTRVGELLLLERHISHEDSLNKLALQYGCQVADIKRVNNLIKDQDLYALKSIKIPVKKHGLLTEPGAEVNGPQRCSLSTPPPPPAHPPDAAEAGSYGPQVLEYTDFLREVDSDIERLIQSSEAQEEMFAGDSDGARRQGSRGQHLSSYGADWGIHWWNAVIAMLLIGVVLPIFYVVYFKSQDSGESSAHDDIVNATLATSNSLWARLSTLDPQSMARNHLHKLQT from the exons ATGACCTCATCATCTGAGCTGCTGACCTCACTGTCTTCACTACCCTCAGGAATAG ATATGCGGCGTGGGGAAGCGCCCTCCCGAGCCTTTCAGGCACCCGTGGACGTACATGCCAGTGCCGATGGGCAGGTGTATATGTTCCACGGTAGACAGGAAGAAGTGGCTTTGACCTCAGAAGATGAGGAGCTCAACGTCATGGAACTTCGCCCACGGAACCAGGAGTCCTCCTCCCAGGAGAGGACCAGAGTGGGGGAGCTGTTGCTACTTGAAAGACACATCTCGCATGAGGACAGTCTCAACAAGCTCGCCCTACAATACGGGTGCCAG GTGGCTGACATCAAGAGAGTAAACAATCTGATCAAAGACCAGGATCTCTACGCGCTGAAATCCATCAAAATCCCTGTGAAGAAACATGGCCTGTTGACTGAGCCTGGGGCTGAGGTGAACGGACCCCAGCGGTGTTCTCTATCCACTCCACCACCGCCTCCTGCCCATCCGCCAGATGCCGCTGAGGCTGGTTCCTATGGGCCACAGGTCCTGGAGTACACGGACTTCCTCAGGGAAGTGGACAGTGACATCGAGCGCCTGATCCAAAGTTCTGAGGCTCAGGAGGAGATGTTCGCGGGTGACTCTGATGGAGCTCGGCGACAGGGCTCCAGAGGTCAGCATCTGAGCAGCTACGGTGCTGACTGGGGAATCCACTGGTGGAATGCGGTGATAGCCATGTTGCTCATCGGCGTTGTCTTGCCGATTTTCTATGTGGTCTACTTTAAAAGTCAAGATAGTGGCGAATCTTCAGCACATGATGATATAGTGAACGCCACTTTAGCTACCTCAAACAGTTTGTGGGCACGTCTCAGTACGCTTGACCCTCAGAGTATGGCCAGGAACCATTTGCACAAACTCCAGACATAA
- the lysmd4 gene encoding lysM and putative peptidoglycan-binding domain-containing protein 4 isoform X2 — translation MRRGEAPSRAFQAPVDVHASADGQVYMFHGRQEEVALTSEDEELNVMELRPRNQESSSQERTRVGELLLLERHISHEDSLNKLALQYGCQVADIKRVNNLIKDQDLYALKSIKIPVKKHGLLTEPGAEVNGPQRCSLSTPPPPPAHPPDAAEAGSYGPQVLEYTDFLREVDSDIERLIQSSEAQEEMFAGDSDGARRQGSRGQHLSSYGADWGIHWWNAVIAMLLIGVVLPIFYVVYFKSQDSGESSAHDDIVNATLATSNSLWARLSTLDPQSMARNHLHKLQT, via the exons ATGCGGCGTGGGGAAGCGCCCTCCCGAGCCTTTCAGGCACCCGTGGACGTACATGCCAGTGCCGATGGGCAGGTGTATATGTTCCACGGTAGACAGGAAGAAGTGGCTTTGACCTCAGAAGATGAGGAGCTCAACGTCATGGAACTTCGCCCACGGAACCAGGAGTCCTCCTCCCAGGAGAGGACCAGAGTGGGGGAGCTGTTGCTACTTGAAAGACACATCTCGCATGAGGACAGTCTCAACAAGCTCGCCCTACAATACGGGTGCCAG GTGGCTGACATCAAGAGAGTAAACAATCTGATCAAAGACCAGGATCTCTACGCGCTGAAATCCATCAAAATCCCTGTGAAGAAACATGGCCTGTTGACTGAGCCTGGGGCTGAGGTGAACGGACCCCAGCGGTGTTCTCTATCCACTCCACCACCGCCTCCTGCCCATCCGCCAGATGCCGCTGAGGCTGGTTCCTATGGGCCACAGGTCCTGGAGTACACGGACTTCCTCAGGGAAGTGGACAGTGACATCGAGCGCCTGATCCAAAGTTCTGAGGCTCAGGAGGAGATGTTCGCGGGTGACTCTGATGGAGCTCGGCGACAGGGCTCCAGAGGTCAGCATCTGAGCAGCTACGGTGCTGACTGGGGAATCCACTGGTGGAATGCGGTGATAGCCATGTTGCTCATCGGCGTTGTCTTGCCGATTTTCTATGTGGTCTACTTTAAAAGTCAAGATAGTGGCGAATCTTCAGCACATGATGATATAGTGAACGCCACTTTAGCTACCTCAAACAGTTTGTGGGCACGTCTCAGTACGCTTGACCCTCAGAGTATGGCCAGGAACCATTTGCACAAACTCCAGACATAA